The following DNA comes from Rosa rugosa chromosome 5, drRosRugo1.1, whole genome shotgun sequence.
TGATTAACATGTTGCCTGTGGAGTGCATCTCCCTCATCATATCCTTTACATCTCCGCGCGATGCCTGCAGATCATCAGTAGTCTCTCCTGTCTTGAGAATAGCTGGAGATTCTGATTTTGTCTGGGAGAGGTTTCTGCCTCAAGATTATGAGCAAATCATTTCGCAATCCCCGTCATCGTCGTCTTTGAACTCCATGTCCAAGAAGAATCTCTACTTTCGTCTTTGCAGTCACCCCATCATCATAAGCAATGGTAACATGGTAAGTGAGCCAAATTTAGTACTAATTAACTCTGCTCTTCAACAGTATTGTGTACTTTCATACCTGTTTATGATTCTATATAGATTGGTATCGTTCTGTCTCTGTAGCAATAATATCTAGCAAAGTTTGACAATCTTAATTGATGACGAGAATCAGGACATCTGCATTAGATTAAAGAAAGGTTAAAGTTTATTAGTCCCTAGCCTGTAGAACATTGACCTGTTTTctagttacttttttttttttttttttcgcaatTGTTTTCTAGTTACTCTGAACAGCTAACTACACATTTGCCTTGAATGTAAATGTGGAAAATTTGGTGGGTACAAAATGGAAAGGGAGTGGAAGGCTAAAGTTTATTAGTCCCTGTAGAACATTGACCTGTTTTCTAGTTACTTTCAACAGCTAACTACACATTTGCCTTGAATGTAAATGAGGAAAATTTGGTGGGTACAAAATGGAAAGGGGGTGGAATTGGGTCAATGCTGGTTAGTAGCAACCCAAAAGGATTCCTCCGAGTTTAGAAGGTTTAACATATTTACAGTAGTACAAggaagaaacaaataaaaattgaaacttgGGGTAGCCAAATCTCTGAGCAAAAATAGGAAAGATTGACTGCCCATGCCATGATATCaaatgtctacatatatatatttgcattATTAATCCTCAACTCTTTGAAACAGAGCTTTGCACTAGAAAAGCAGAGCGGCAAGAAATGTTATATGGTATGCGCAAGAGGGCTTACAATTGCATGGGGAGATACGCCCGCTTATTGGCATTGGATAACTCTACCACACTCCAGGTATACTTGATTTCGATCACATGATCGAGGATGAATATTAATTATTACTATAAGTGGAGCTTTGTTTTGATTGTGCTGTAaacatttatatatatgtgtgagATAAAATGATAGGTTTGCTGAAGTGGCTGAGCTCAAACTTGTATGGTGGCTGGACATCAAAGCATGCATAGAAACTAAGGATTTATCCCCAGGAACAACCTATGCAGCTTACCTTGTGTATCAGCTTTCACAACACAGATATGGATTTGAATCGCCTCTTGTGTCGCGTATCAGTTATCAACAAAGTGACGTAGTGACTGTGCATAGTGTGATCCTAGACCCTAGGCCTCCGCGACCGCGAGCTCGAGACAGAGGAGATGGGTGGATAGAGGTTGAGATAGGTGAATTTTTCGTTGAACAGGGAGACGATGATGATGTTGTAGAGTGCAGTGTGAAGGAAGTCAGTAACTCTAAGCGTGGCCTCATCGTTGAAGGTATTGAGGTGAGGCCTAAAG
Coding sequences within:
- the LOC133710697 gene encoding putative F-box protein PP2-B12; translation: MDMINMLPVECISLIISFTSPRDACRSSVVSPVLRIAGDSDFVWERFLPQDYEQIISQSPSSSSLNSMSKKNLYFRLCSHPIIISNGNMSFALEKQSGKKCYMVCARGLTIAWGDTPAYWHWITLPHSRFAEVAELKLVWWLDIKACIETKDLSPGTTYAAYLVYQLSQHRYGFESPLVSRISYQQSDVVTVHSVILDPRPPRPRARDRGDGWIEVEIGEFFVEQGDDDDVVECSVKEVSNSKRGLIVEGIEVRPKGI